A part of Mycolicibacterium sp. TUM20985 genomic DNA contains:
- a CDS encoding macrolide-binding ATPase MABP-1 produces MDDGGVADIKRGRTARNAKLASLPVGIAGRAALGFGKRLTGSSKDEVNAELMEKAANQLFTVLGELKGGAMKVGQALSVMEAAVPEQFGEPYREALTKLQKDAPPLPAAKVHRVLDAQLGTKWRDRFTSFDDDPIASASIGQVHKAVWSDGREVAVKIQYPGADEALRADLKTMRRMVSVFRQLSPGADVQGVVDELIERTEMELDYRLEAANQRTFAKAYRDHPHFEVPAIVASAPKVVVAEWMDGIPMAQIIRSGTPEQRDIVGTRLFELTYDAPRRVEIMHGDAHPGNFMLLPGDKLGVLDFGAVAPLPGGIPVELGLMVRYALTKDYDNLLPTMERAGFIQKGQKGDQVSPREVDEMLRQYVEPVEVEVFHYTRRWLQQMAANNMDNLSAEAIKTARAMDLPAKLAIPMRVIASVVAISCQLDAHIPTKALALELIPGFADDAA; encoded by the coding sequence ATGGATGATGGTGGAGTGGCAGACATCAAGCGCGGACGAACGGCCCGTAACGCGAAGCTCGCCAGCTTGCCGGTCGGCATCGCAGGACGCGCGGCGCTGGGCTTCGGCAAGCGGTTGACCGGTTCGTCCAAGGACGAAGTGAACGCCGAGTTGATGGAGAAGGCGGCCAATCAGCTCTTCACCGTCCTCGGGGAACTCAAGGGCGGCGCGATGAAGGTCGGGCAAGCGCTGTCGGTGATGGAGGCCGCCGTACCCGAACAGTTCGGCGAGCCCTACCGCGAGGCGCTGACCAAGCTGCAGAAGGACGCCCCGCCACTGCCCGCCGCGAAGGTGCACCGCGTGCTCGACGCGCAGCTGGGCACCAAGTGGCGCGACCGGTTCACCTCCTTCGACGACGACCCGATCGCCTCCGCGAGCATCGGCCAGGTGCACAAGGCGGTGTGGAGTGACGGCCGCGAGGTGGCCGTCAAGATCCAGTACCCCGGCGCCGACGAAGCGCTGCGGGCCGACCTGAAGACGATGCGGCGGATGGTGTCGGTGTTCCGACAGCTCTCCCCCGGCGCCGACGTTCAGGGCGTCGTCGACGAGCTGATCGAACGCACCGAGATGGAACTCGACTACCGGTTGGAGGCGGCCAATCAGCGCACCTTCGCCAAGGCCTACCGCGACCACCCGCACTTCGAGGTGCCGGCGATCGTGGCCAGTGCGCCCAAGGTGGTCGTCGCCGAGTGGATGGACGGCATCCCGATGGCGCAGATCATCCGCAGCGGCACCCCCGAACAGCGCGACATCGTGGGGACGCGACTGTTCGAACTGACCTACGACGCTCCCCGGCGCGTCGAGATCATGCACGGCGATGCTCACCCCGGAAACTTCATGCTGCTGCCCGGGGACAAGCTGGGCGTGCTCGACTTCGGCGCCGTGGCCCCGCTCCCCGGCGGCATCCCGGTCGAGCTCGGGCTGATGGTGCGCTATGCGCTGACCAAGGACTACGACAACCTGCTGCCCACCATGGAGCGGGCCGGCTTCATCCAGAAGGGCCAGAAGGGTGATCAGGTCTCGCCGCGCGAAGTCGACGAGATGCTGCGACAGTACGTCGAACCGGTCGAGGTCGAGGTGTTCCACTACACCCGCCGCTGGCTGCAGCAGATGGCCGCGAACAACATGGACAACTTGTCGGCCGAGGCCATCAAGACGGCGCGCGCGATGGACCTGCCCGCCAAGCTCGCCATCCCGATGCGGGTCATCGCCTCGGTCGTCGCGATCTCGTGTCAGCTCGACGCACACATCCCCACCAAGGCGCTTGCGCTCGAACTGATTCCGGGCTTCGCCGACGACGCTGCCTAG
- a CDS encoding WhiB family transcriptional regulator, protein MSTQTCRERTFPAVPCHVGDPDLWFAENPHELEQAKALCADCPIRRQCLADALERQEPWGVWGGEIIDRGTVVARKRPRGRPRKDSVADPAAA, encoded by the coding sequence GTGTCTACGCAGACATGCCGCGAGAGGACGTTTCCGGCGGTGCCGTGTCACGTCGGTGACCCAGACCTGTGGTTCGCCGAGAACCCACACGAGCTGGAACAGGCCAAGGCGCTCTGTGCGGACTGCCCGATCAGGCGCCAATGCCTCGCCGATGCGCTGGAACGTCAAGAGCCCTGGGGAGTTTGGGGCGGCGAGATCATCGACCGTGGGACCGTGGTCGCCCGCAAGCGTCCGCGGGGCCGGCCCCGCAAGGATTCCGTGGCCGACCCGGCAGCCGCCTAG
- a CDS encoding ATP-dependent DNA helicase UvrD2 translates to MDAMPSQAPAAASSLLTRLLADLDEEQREAVQAPRGPVCVLAGAGTGKTRTITRRIAYLVASGHVAPSQVLAVTFTSRAAGEMRGRLRSLDEQGAEGVGTGAVQAMTFHAAARRQLQYFWPRVVGDTGWELLDSKFGVVAQAANRASIQASTDDVRDLAGEIEWAKSSLISPEGYAAAVAEAGRDIPLDAAKIATVYAGYEAMKARRDGTTLLDFDDLLLHTAAAIESDAAVASEFRDRYRCFVVDEYQDVTPLQQRVLDAWLGDRDDLTVVGDANQTIYSFTGATPTYLLDFSRRFPEASVVRLERDYRSTPQVVSLANRVIAMARGRMAGSKLHLIGQRDAGPAPSFDEHPDEVAEAAAVSKAIKKLIQAGTAPSEIAVLYRINAQSEVYEEALTGAGVAFQVRGGEGFFSRQEIRQALAALQRAAGHIDAVGADLPPVIRELLEPLGLTAEEPQGVRARERWEALVALVELVEEEVAVRPALDMRALLTELKQRADARHPPVVQGVTLASLHAAKGLEWDAVFLVGLADGTLPISHALARGADSEQVEEERRLLYVGVTRARVHLALSWALARTPGGRQGRRPSRFLNGVAPQAKVDDGPSKPRRQRGAAPRCRICNGALSSPASIMLRRCETCPSDLDDELLAQLKEWRLETSKEMKVPAYVVFTDNTLMAIAETLPTDEAALVAIPGIGARKLEQFGPDVLALVKARR, encoded by the coding sequence ATGGACGCCATGCCGTCCCAGGCTCCAGCGGCCGCCTCCTCACTGCTCACCCGACTACTCGCCGATCTCGACGAGGAGCAGCGTGAGGCGGTTCAGGCGCCGCGCGGTCCGGTATGCGTGCTGGCTGGTGCGGGAACCGGCAAGACGCGCACCATCACCCGCCGCATCGCCTACCTCGTGGCGTCGGGTCACGTCGCGCCCAGTCAGGTGCTCGCCGTGACGTTCACGTCGCGAGCCGCGGGGGAGATGCGCGGCCGCCTGCGGTCACTCGACGAGCAGGGCGCCGAGGGCGTCGGCACCGGGGCCGTGCAGGCCATGACGTTCCACGCGGCGGCCCGACGGCAGCTGCAGTACTTCTGGCCGCGGGTCGTCGGCGATACCGGGTGGGAGCTGCTGGACAGCAAGTTCGGCGTCGTCGCGCAGGCGGCCAACCGGGCGTCGATCCAGGCCAGCACCGACGACGTGCGCGACCTCGCCGGGGAGATCGAGTGGGCCAAGTCGTCGCTGATCAGCCCGGAGGGCTATGCGGCGGCTGTCGCGGAGGCCGGTCGCGACATCCCGCTCGACGCCGCCAAGATCGCGACGGTCTACGCCGGCTACGAGGCCATGAAGGCCCGGCGCGACGGCACCACCCTGCTGGACTTCGATGACCTGTTGTTGCACACCGCTGCGGCCATCGAGAGCGACGCCGCGGTGGCGAGCGAGTTCCGGGACAGGTACCGATGTTTCGTCGTCGACGAGTATCAAGACGTCACCCCGCTGCAGCAGCGGGTGCTCGACGCCTGGCTCGGTGACCGTGACGACCTGACGGTGGTCGGCGACGCGAACCAGACCATCTACTCGTTCACGGGCGCCACCCCCACCTACCTGCTCGACTTCTCGCGCCGATTCCCCGAGGCGTCGGTCGTGCGGCTGGAGCGCGACTACCGGTCCACGCCGCAGGTGGTGTCCCTGGCCAATCGCGTAATCGCGATGGCGCGCGGCCGCATGGCGGGGAGCAAATTGCACCTGATCGGTCAACGCGACGCCGGGCCCGCACCGAGTTTCGACGAACATCCGGACGAGGTCGCCGAGGCCGCCGCCGTCTCGAAGGCCATCAAGAAGTTGATCCAGGCGGGCACCGCGCCATCGGAGATCGCGGTGCTATACCGCATCAACGCGCAGTCGGAGGTGTACGAGGAGGCGCTGACGGGCGCGGGAGTGGCGTTCCAGGTCCGCGGGGGTGAGGGCTTCTTCAGCCGCCAGGAGATTCGTCAGGCACTGGCGGCACTGCAGCGGGCGGCGGGGCACATCGACGCGGTGGGCGCCGATCTGCCGCCGGTGATCCGCGAGCTGCTGGAACCGCTGGGACTCACTGCCGAGGAGCCCCAGGGTGTGCGGGCCCGCGAGCGGTGGGAGGCGCTGGTCGCCCTCGTCGAACTCGTCGAGGAGGAGGTGGCCGTGCGACCCGCTCTCGACATGCGCGCACTCCTCACCGAGCTCAAGCAGCGCGCGGACGCGCGGCACCCACCGGTCGTGCAGGGCGTCACCCTGGCCTCGCTGCACGCGGCCAAGGGCCTGGAGTGGGACGCGGTGTTCCTGGTCGGGCTCGCCGACGGCACACTGCCCATCTCGCACGCGTTGGCCCGCGGGGCAGACAGCGAGCAGGTGGAGGAGGAGCGCCGACTGCTGTACGTCGGAGTCACCAGGGCGCGTGTGCATTTGGCGTTGAGCTGGGCCTTGGCGCGGACACCGGGCGGTCGGCAGGGCCGTCGCCCGTCGCGGTTCCTCAACGGGGTGGCTCCCCAGGCCAAGGTCGACGACGGCCCCAGCAAGCCCCGCCGCCAGCGTGGCGCCGCACCGCGCTGCCGCATCTGCAACGGCGCACTGTCCAGTCCGGCCTCGATCATGTTGCGCCGCTGCGAAACCTGCCCCTCGGACTTGGACGACGAGCTGTTGGCCCAGCTGAAGGAGTGGCGGCTGGAGACCTCCAAGGAGATGAAGGTGCCCGCCTATGTGGTGTTCACCGACAACACCTTGATGGCGATCGCCGAAACGCTGCCGACCGACGAAGCGGCCCTGGTCGCCATCCCCGGGATCGGTGCGCGCAAGCTCGAGCAGTTCGGGCCAGACGTCCTGGCGTTGGTCAAGGCTCGGCGCTGA
- the mrx1 gene encoding mycoredoxin Mrx1 — protein MTGNNAQLTMYSTSWCGYCARLKTALKSAGIGYTEVDIEADPSAAEFVGSVNGGNHVVPTVKFADGSTLTNPSLKAVQAKLAA, from the coding sequence ATGACAGGTAACAACGCCCAGCTGACCATGTACTCCACGTCGTGGTGTGGCTACTGCGCACGGCTCAAGACCGCGCTGAAGTCCGCAGGCATCGGTTACACGGAGGTCGACATCGAGGCCGATCCGAGCGCCGCCGAGTTCGTCGGCTCCGTCAACGGCGGCAACCACGTCGTCCCGACCGTGAAGTTCGCCGACGGCTCGACGTTGACCAACCCGAGCCTGAAGGCCGTGCAGGCGAAGCTCGCCGCCTGA
- the nudC gene encoding NAD(+) diphosphatase: MTRPTGTEGLGGFTLRNVPLLSRIGADRADELRTDVDAALAGWSDALLLKVDRRNQVLISGGAVVLGKALKHSPKPDDHSVFLGRMPDGRHVWATRGALDGPEDPHAESEVLDLRRAGAIFDDISAQLVATATALLNWHDSARFSAVDGSPTKPHKAGWSRINPDNGHEEFPRMDPAVICLIHDGHDRAVLARQTVWPERLFSLIAGFVEAGESFEGCVVREVAEEIGLSVRDVTYLGSQPWPFPRSLMVGFHALGDPEQEFVFSDGEIAEAAWFTRAEVRDALADGDWSSDSPSRLLLPGSISIAREIIESWAFSP; the protein is encoded by the coding sequence TTGACGCGCCCCACCGGCACCGAGGGGCTCGGCGGGTTCACCCTGCGAAACGTCCCCCTGCTGTCGCGCATCGGCGCCGACCGCGCCGACGAACTCCGGACCGACGTCGACGCCGCCCTGGCCGGGTGGAGCGATGCGCTGCTGCTGAAGGTCGACCGGCGAAACCAGGTGCTGATCTCCGGCGGCGCGGTGGTGCTCGGCAAGGCGCTGAAGCACTCGCCCAAACCCGACGACCACTCGGTGTTCCTCGGTCGGATGCCGGACGGCCGCCACGTGTGGGCGACGCGCGGCGCCCTCGACGGCCCCGAGGATCCGCACGCCGAATCCGAGGTGCTCGACCTGCGGCGGGCCGGTGCCATCTTCGACGACATCAGCGCCCAACTCGTCGCGACCGCCACCGCGCTGCTGAATTGGCATGACAGCGCACGCTTCAGCGCGGTCGACGGCTCGCCGACCAAGCCGCACAAGGCCGGCTGGTCGCGGATCAATCCTGACAACGGGCACGAGGAATTCCCGCGCATGGACCCAGCGGTGATCTGCCTCATCCACGACGGTCACGACCGGGCGGTGCTGGCGCGTCAGACGGTCTGGCCCGAACGGCTGTTCTCGCTGATCGCGGGATTCGTCGAGGCGGGCGAGTCCTTCGAGGGCTGCGTCGTGCGCGAGGTGGCCGAGGAGATTGGGCTCAGCGTCCGCGACGTGACGTACCTCGGCAGTCAGCCGTGGCCGTTCCCGCGTTCGCTGATGGTCGGCTTCCACGCGCTCGGTGATCCGGAGCAGGAGTTCGTCTTCAGCGACGGTGAGATCGCGGAGGCGGCGTGGTTCACCCGCGCGGAGGTGCGCGACGCACTGGCCGACGGCGACTGGAGCAGTGACTCGCCGTCGCGTCTGCTGCTGCCGGGGTCGATCTCGATTGCGAGGGAGATCATCGAGTCGTGGGCGTTCAGCCCGTGA
- a CDS encoding potassium channel family protein yields MAKGRLRRRMEALDQTLTTLPDHALVGTLRIPETPVSPARKIAMRFLYALLALFAAVLIVYLDRDGYRDVQDNELSFLDCFYYATVSLSTTGYGDITPFTPSARLINVLVITPLRVAFLIVLIGTTVETLTEASRQTLKIQQWRRRVRDHIVVIGYGTKGKTAVSAMIGDGAKSGEIVVVDTDRSALDRADKAGLVTVSGDANRADVLRLAGAQHAKAIVVATNSDPTAVLVTLTARELAPNAKIIASIRESENQHLLLQSGADSVVVSSETAGRLLGMAANTPTVVELIEDLLTPDAGFAIAERDVTSKEVGGSARHLPEIVLGVVREGNLLRIDAPEADAMEVGDRLLYIRNADADR; encoded by the coding sequence GTGGCCAAGGGTAGATTGCGTCGCCGCATGGAGGCGCTCGATCAGACGCTGACCACGCTGCCGGACCACGCGCTGGTGGGAACACTGCGGATCCCCGAGACGCCGGTCAGCCCCGCCCGCAAGATCGCGATGCGCTTCCTCTACGCGTTGCTCGCGCTGTTCGCCGCAGTCCTCATCGTCTACTTGGATCGCGACGGATACCGGGACGTCCAGGACAACGAGCTGTCCTTCCTGGACTGCTTCTACTACGCCACGGTGTCCCTGTCCACCACCGGGTACGGCGACATCACCCCGTTCACGCCGTCCGCGCGGTTGATCAACGTGCTGGTGATCACGCCGTTGCGCGTGGCCTTCCTGATCGTGTTGATCGGCACCACCGTGGAAACCCTGACGGAGGCTTCGCGTCAGACCCTCAAGATTCAGCAGTGGAGGAGAAGAGTGCGCGACCACATCGTCGTCATCGGTTACGGCACCAAGGGCAAGACGGCCGTCTCGGCCATGATCGGCGACGGCGCCAAGAGCGGTGAGATCGTCGTGGTGGATACCGACAGGTCTGCCCTCGATCGGGCCGACAAGGCCGGTCTCGTCACCGTCAGCGGCGACGCCAACCGGGCCGACGTGCTGAGGCTCGCCGGAGCTCAGCACGCCAAGGCAATCGTCGTCGCCACCAACAGCGACCCGACCGCGGTGCTCGTCACACTGACCGCCCGCGAGCTCGCGCCCAACGCAAAGATCATCGCCTCGATCCGCGAGTCGGAGAACCAGCATCTGCTCCTGCAGTCGGGCGCGGATTCGGTCGTGGTGTCCTCCGAGACCGCGGGCCGGCTGTTGGGGATGGCGGCGAACACCCCAACGGTGGTCGAGCTGATCGAGGATCTCCTCACGCCGGACGCGGGATTCGCGATCGCGGAGCGCGACGTGACCTCCAAGGAGGTGGGCGGTTCCGCCCGTCACCTACCCGAGATCGTGCTTGGGGTGGTGCGCGAGGGGAATCTGCTCAGGATCGACGCGCCGGAGGCCGACGCGATGGAGGTCGGCGACCGATTGCTCTACATCCGCAACGCGGACGCCGACCGTTGA
- a CDS encoding DoxX family protein, with product MTSLTAASDKASNAATAQRMGAMLVGMGVLHFVAPKPFDTIVPAELPGSARFYTLASGVAEAATGALLLTPRTRRIGALAAIALYLAVFPANINSVRVLWNKGWAARIGTIARLPLQIPMITRALRVYRNTPH from the coding sequence ATGACGTCCCTGACAGCAGCATCCGACAAGGCATCCAACGCGGCCACGGCGCAGCGAATGGGGGCGATGCTGGTGGGCATGGGCGTGCTCCACTTCGTGGCTCCCAAGCCGTTCGACACGATCGTGCCCGCCGAACTGCCAGGCAGCGCCCGGTTCTACACCCTGGCCTCCGGCGTCGCCGAGGCGGCGACCGGTGCGCTGCTGCTCACCCCGCGCACCCGCCGCATCGGGGCGCTCGCGGCGATCGCGCTCTACCTCGCCGTGTTCCCGGCGAACATCAACTCCGTCCGGGTGCTGTGGAACAAGGGGTGGGCCGCGCGCATCGGCACGATCGCCCGGCTGCCGCTGCAGATCCCGATGATCACCAGGGCGCTCAGGGTGTACCGCAACACTCCTCACTAG
- a CDS encoding ATP-dependent helicase: protein MTDRYSPFDLAEALGLFAPTDEQAAVIAAPPGPLVVIAGAGAGKTETMAARVVWLVANGYARPGEVLGLTFTRKAAGQLLRRVRTRLARLSGAGLVPGDRADVDEHPSIGTYHAFAGTLLREHGLLLPVEPSSRLIGATELWQLAFRVVCDHPAEMRTEKSPATVTAMVLRLAGQLAEHLVDTDQLRDTHVELERLVHTLPAGPRQRDSGPSQALLKMLATQTERTELVPLIDALHDRMRAENVMDFGMQMAAAARLAVTFPQVGEQLRQRYRVVLLDEYQDTGHAQRVALSSLFGGGVDDDLALTAVGDPIQSIYGWRGASATNLPRFTTDFCLSDGTPAPTLELRTSWRNPPRALRLANAVSAEARRRSVAVRELLPRPGAQPGTIRCGLLNDVGVERNWLADHLAGIYHGALESGADVPTTAVLVRRNADAAPIAEALTARGVPVEVVGLSGLLSVAEVADVVAMLRLTADPTAGSAAMRVLTGPRWRLGAADVTALWRRAVELDAAAKSSVDRSSTAHIVATAGPDADRACLADAICDPGRPDRYSPAGYQRIVALCRELTALRAQLHHPLPDLVGEIRWMLGIDAEVRAAQTVSAGWCGTEHLDAFSDVVAEFAARPSASVAGLLAFLDAAMEVENGLAPAELTVSKERVQILTVHAAKGLEWQVVAVPHLSGRVFPSTGSARTWLTDAGDLPPLLRGDRVSVSEHGVPVLDTSDVNDRKALGDKIAAHRKTLDQRRTDEERRLLYVALTRAEDTLLLSGHHWGATESKPRGPSDFLVEIKDVIDRAAAARDPCGVVEHWAPAPADGDVNPLRDVVIERSWPVDPSGGGRAHVDRGAHLVAAAMAAGPSPEATGDGDVEGWTTDVDALLAERARALARPTPVLPPHLSVSALVDLGRNRTGALERLQRRLPVRPDPQALLGTAFHDWVQRFFHAERLFDLDDLPGAVDGELGRVEAERLAELQEAFAVSSWAARSPIDVEVPFDIMVGGTVVRGRIDAVFAEGDGSVTVVDWKTGDPPATPEALQHNAIQLAVYRLAWAATAGVSPDSVRAVFHYVRSGQTVEPDALPGAAELAELLKVA from the coding sequence ACCGACCGCTACAGCCCGTTCGACCTGGCCGAGGCGCTCGGTCTCTTCGCGCCCACCGATGAGCAGGCCGCCGTGATCGCTGCGCCACCGGGCCCATTGGTCGTGATCGCCGGCGCGGGGGCGGGCAAGACCGAGACGATGGCCGCCCGCGTCGTCTGGCTCGTCGCCAACGGGTACGCCCGACCCGGTGAGGTGCTCGGCCTGACGTTCACCCGCAAGGCGGCTGGTCAGCTGCTGCGGCGGGTACGTACCAGGCTGGCCCGGCTCTCGGGAGCGGGGCTGGTTCCCGGCGACCGGGCCGACGTGGACGAGCATCCGTCGATCGGGACCTATCACGCATTTGCGGGCACGCTGCTGCGTGAGCACGGGCTGCTGCTTCCGGTGGAGCCGTCGAGCCGACTGATCGGCGCAACGGAGCTGTGGCAGTTGGCCTTTCGCGTGGTATGCGACCACCCCGCAGAGATGCGAACCGAGAAGTCCCCGGCCACCGTCACGGCGATGGTGTTGCGTCTGGCGGGTCAGCTGGCCGAACACCTCGTCGACACCGATCAGTTGCGCGACACGCACGTCGAACTCGAACGGTTGGTGCACACCCTGCCCGCCGGTCCCCGGCAGCGTGATTCCGGGCCCAGTCAGGCACTGCTGAAGATGCTGGCCACTCAGACCGAGCGCACCGAGCTCGTCCCGCTGATCGACGCCCTGCACGACCGGATGCGCGCCGAGAACGTCATGGACTTCGGCATGCAGATGGCGGCGGCGGCCCGACTTGCCGTCACGTTCCCTCAGGTCGGTGAGCAACTGCGCCAACGCTATCGGGTGGTGCTCCTCGACGAGTATCAGGACACCGGGCACGCCCAGCGGGTGGCGCTGTCGTCGTTGTTCGGGGGCGGTGTCGACGACGACCTGGCGCTGACGGCCGTGGGTGATCCGATCCAATCGATCTATGGCTGGCGCGGCGCCTCGGCGACCAACCTGCCCCGGTTCACCACCGACTTCTGCCTGTCCGACGGCACCCCTGCGCCGACATTGGAACTGCGCACCAGCTGGCGCAACCCGCCGCGCGCGCTGCGGCTCGCCAATGCGGTCTCGGCCGAGGCGCGGCGCCGTTCGGTGGCCGTCCGCGAGCTGCTGCCCCGCCCGGGGGCGCAGCCCGGAACCATCCGGTGCGGGCTCCTCAACGACGTTGGCGTCGAGAGGAATTGGCTCGCCGACCACTTGGCGGGGATCTACCATGGCGCCCTCGAGTCGGGAGCCGACGTGCCCACGACAGCCGTGCTGGTCCGTCGCAACGCGGACGCCGCGCCGATCGCCGAGGCGCTCACCGCCCGTGGCGTACCGGTGGAGGTGGTAGGACTCTCCGGTCTGCTGTCGGTGGCCGAGGTGGCCGATGTCGTGGCGATGCTGCGCCTGACCGCCGACCCGACCGCGGGCTCCGCCGCGATGCGCGTGCTGACCGGCCCGCGCTGGCGGCTGGGTGCCGCCGACGTGACCGCGCTGTGGCGCCGCGCGGTGGAACTCGACGCCGCCGCGAAGTCCAGCGTGGACAGATCGTCGACTGCACACATCGTCGCGACCGCCGGGCCCGACGCCGACAGGGCATGCCTGGCCGACGCCATCTGCGACCCGGGCCGTCCCGACCGGTACTCACCCGCCGGCTACCAGCGGATCGTCGCGCTCTGCCGTGAGTTGACGGCGCTGCGCGCCCAGCTGCACCACCCCTTGCCCGACCTGGTGGGCGAGATCAGGTGGATGCTCGGTATCGACGCCGAAGTCCGGGCCGCGCAGACGGTTTCGGCCGGGTGGTGTGGCACCGAACATCTCGACGCGTTCTCCGACGTCGTCGCCGAGTTCGCGGCCAGACCCTCGGCGTCGGTCGCCGGACTGCTCGCGTTCCTGGACGCCGCGATGGAGGTGGAGAACGGCCTGGCGCCGGCAGAGCTCACCGTGTCGAAGGAGCGCGTGCAGATCTTGACGGTCCACGCTGCCAAGGGTCTGGAATGGCAGGTCGTCGCCGTACCGCATCTGAGCGGTCGGGTGTTCCCGTCAACGGGCTCGGCGAGGACGTGGCTCACCGACGCCGGGGACCTGCCGCCGCTGCTGCGGGGTGACCGCGTCTCGGTGTCCGAACACGGCGTACCCGTGCTCGACACCTCCGACGTCAACGATCGAAAGGCGCTGGGCGACAAGATCGCCGCCCACCGCAAGACTCTGGATCAGCGCCGCACCGACGAGGAGCGCCGACTGCTGTACGTCGCTCTCACCCGCGCCGAGGACACCTTGCTGCTGTCCGGGCATCACTGGGGCGCCACGGAGTCGAAACCTCGCGGACCGTCGGACTTCCTCGTCGAGATCAAGGACGTGATCGACCGGGCTGCTGCCGCGAGGGATCCGTGCGGAGTCGTCGAGCACTGGGCCCCTGCTCCCGCCGACGGCGACGTGAACCCGCTGCGCGACGTCGTGATCGAGCGGTCGTGGCCGGTCGACCCGTCCGGTGGCGGTCGCGCACACGTCGACCGCGGGGCCCATCTGGTGGCCGCGGCGATGGCAGCCGGACCGTCGCCCGAGGCGACGGGGGACGGGGACGTCGAAGGTTGGACGACCGACGTCGATGCCCTCCTCGCCGAACGGGCGCGCGCCCTCGCACGGCCGACACCCGTTCTGCCGCCGCACCTGTCGGTGAGCGCGCTGGTCGACCTCGGTCGCAACCGCACCGGTGCGCTGGAGCGGCTGCAGCGTCGTCTGCCCGTCCGCCCCGACCCGCAGGCGCTGCTCGGCACGGCCTTCCACGACTGGGTGCAGCGGTTCTTCCACGCCGAGCGGTTGTTCGATCTCGATGACCTGCCGGGAGCGGTGGACGGTGAACTCGGACGCGTCGAGGCCGAGCGCCTCGCCGAACTACAGGAGGCGTTCGCGGTGTCGTCGTGGGCCGCGAGGAGTCCCATCGACGTCGAGGTGCCGTTCGACATCATGGTCGGCGGCACGGTCGTCCGCGGCCGGATCGACGCGGTGTTCGCCGAGGGCGACGGCAGCGTCACCGTCGTCGACTGGAAGACCGGTGATCCGCCTGCCACGCCGGAGGCGTTGCAACACAACGCCATTCAGCTCGCCGTCTACCGCCTGGCCTGGGCCGCGACGGCAGGCGTGTCGCCCGACTCGGTGCGCGCAGTGTTCCACTACGTGCGCAGCGGCCAAACGGTGGAACCCGACGCCCTGCCCGGTGCCGCCGAACTGGCCGAGCTACTGAAGGTCGCCTAG